Genomic DNA from Setaria italica strain Yugu1 chromosome V, Setaria_italica_v2.0, whole genome shotgun sequence:
tctTGCTGTTGGCTCCAAATCTGGAAATGTGTCTTTTTGGAAACTGCATAAGCCAGAATACTACACGATAGATGCTGGCGTGGTTACCAGTGATCCAATTCTCATTGGGGTTCTGCAAGCTCATAAATCATGGGTCAGTGCCATAACCTGGGAAGTTTCCTCCGCGGGCTCTTCAAAATCCTCGCTTCTTTTAGCAACTGGATGCTCAGACGGAAGGTGAGCATGATTGATGTGTATTATTTGTAAATGATTATGTGCTTTCTTTGGCTGTATTATGTATTGGTTGTTTACATGGCTTTTTATGAGCTCTCAATGATTCATGACATGGCAATAGGGATATATGTgatgttcatatttttttttaaaaaaactctgAGCTGTTATGTGCCTTGGAACAAGGTCAAAGTGTCTGCATAAGCAGCAGGAGGACCTGCATAGGCATGCGATGTTGTGCCTAATGCTTCATGCTTGTGCAGGTGATGTGATCAATGTTTAAAGATGATGCACAGCATTCTCTGCACTAGATATCTGGGCTGTGGTGAAAATGCTTTTCTCCATGCCTTAAAGATTCTCATTGTTCATTTCCGTCCAATTTATAAAATTTTGTATTCTGATGGTTATTTGTTGCCTTTCGTTTTGTATAAATGTTTCATATCTCATGTTgaagattttatttattttctcagTGTGAAGATATGGTTGGCGAATATTGAAGGATTAAATCAATGTACAAATGCAGAAGAAGTGCCCTTTGCATTAGTTGCCGAGGTACATAATAAGCATCGACCTACAGTTCATATTTGACATGAGCGATTTATGcgatatacttttttttttccttttgtgagTGTACAACATTAATTTGATGTAGCATGCTAATTGTACTAtaagttaattttttttttatcttctgtAACTAAAGTTTTCATTCCAAATGTTCCTTTTGTCAGGTCACCACTGATTTGTCAGCTCCAGTATCATCAATTTCATTAGCTGTACCTATCCGGTCCCAGTATGAGGTTAATTTGGCAATTGGACGAGTATCTGGGTCACTGGAAACATGGATATGGAATACACATAGCTGCAAAATTGAGAATACCAATGCATGCCATGCACATGATCAAGTGGTAAAACTTCACATTAGTTGAGTATCTTTCTctttaacaaaagaaaaaaaaatatctaacaTTACCATAGGTGACAGGTTTATCATGGGGTATGGATGGCTATTGTTTATACAGCTGCAGTCAGGTCCGTTAACTTTTTTATAGCACTATTTGATTGCTACCTCTTTCGTAATTCTGTTTTACCAAGAAAACTGGTCCTACAGTATGGACTGATGTAAGGATTTGGGCCTGTGGGGTCAATTGAAGCCTATTGATTTGTTAGAAGTCTGATGGCTTAAGTAAAACAGCAACAGCAACCAGAGATGTGGGATGTGTTTAGTATGAGTTGACTACTTGAGTCAGCTATTGAAAGTTCAAGGCTGTCTTGATTGTTGATTATATTAGTGTTGCCACTGAATATACTATACTTTGCACTCTGTTATCTTTCTCGAGAATTTATATCCTCCAGATTTTGGGAACCGTAACTTTTtgtttttcataatttttcttgAGCTTTTAAGTACTTGCAGATGCTTTACATTTTGCTTCTTTTTCAGGATAATTCTGCACGCTGTTGGATCTATCACGAAAACCACCTTGAAGAAATTCCTGTGCATACAAATTTTCCAGAGCCAAAAGAGTCAACAGATGTAAAAATAGATAactgtttctcttcttccttgatGTCCAAGTATTTTTATCCTTATTATTGACTTTCAAATGTGCATGCAGCTATCTGAAGTCTCCAATCGATGCTTTGGTCTTACACTAGCACCTGGAGAACAAATGATTGCTGTGGTATGCTTTAGGCTTTTATATCAGGCATCATTTTGCTCAACTGAACAGTTTCTGTAGGGAAACCATATGCATAAGCTGTAAGAATTGATGAACTTTGTCCTTTTCAGGTCCGTGGTTTGGATCTGAATCTTTTAGACCAGATGTATCAAGCCAGGTAACTACATTTACAATTCATTATGAAATGTATTGGGATCATTGTGCTACAAATCTTTATTGCTTTAATATAACATTCAGAAGATGCATTAACGCGGTCATTATTTTGTTAATCAAAACAATAGGACACAAAAGGCAGTGGTTGAGTTCATTTGGATTGGTGGTCAATTTGTTGGTATTCCACTAGACAGGAGGATTGATGTTTGCAATCCACAGTCTGCAATCTTATCCTCGAGTAACTTGTGGTGGGGATCCAATATTTTGTGGTCGTTGAAGAAAtatgaaaatgttgaaaagagTATTGTCTTGTGGGATGTTGTAACTGCACTACAAGGGTTCAAGAAATACGCACCGGCCTTTCTGGAGACTTTAATGGACATTTGGATCTCAGCTTTATTTTCAGATGACCGACAGTGTGTTTCTATCAATTCCCCATCATATTCAAGGCATGACATTCTGCCCAGTGTCAGTTTGCGGAAGCTACACTTACTGAACATCATTTGTAGAAAAGTGATGCTCAGCGATCATGCACAGCATGGTCCTGGTGCTGAAAATGGTAATGACTCGGCAACTGATTTCTGGAACACTCTTCTGATAAGGAGTGAAAGAGAGCTGCGTGAGAGACtggtgggtttcacctttgCTGCAGTCCTGAAAAGGACAGCATTTTTATTGAAGGGTACATCTACTGAAAACAGCTGGTTTCCTGTCGGCGTTGCCCAGATGGATTCTTGGGTATCTATGAATGATGAAGTGCATAACCAGCTCAGTTATCTCAGATCTAGGATCAAAGATCTAGAAAACAGGTATGTtttactaagggggtgtttgtttctttagttcctcctaaaattcctatcacatcgaatgtttagatactaattaggagtattaaatatagactaattacaaaaccaattgcacagatggagactaatttgcgaaacaaatctattaatcctaattagtccatgatttgacaatgtgatgctacagtaaacatgtgctaatgatggattaattaggcttaatagattcgtctcgtgaattagcctccatctgtgtaattagttttataattagctcatgtttaattctcctaattagcctccgaatattcgatgtgacatgaattttagtcggGGCTAAAGATCGAAACACCCCCTAACTCAATCGATCATCTGTCAGCCAATTTCATATGTGAAATGTCAAACTTAATTGATTTCCTCCTGCAGGATTGACTCAGCATGCGAATACTCTGTCGAAGAAACCTGCCTCTACTGCTCTGCACCAGTCCCCTTCGAGTCGACTGATGTAGCCATCTGCAGAGAAAGGCACACGTTGACAAGGTGCAAGGCGTCTATGCTCTTGTGCTCCGTTCTGCAGCCGGCGTGGCACTGCGTATGCTGTGGAGGCATGGTCGACAAGCTGCTGCCGGAGTCATTCTTCACCATGCAGGCATCCCCTTTGGACGCCAACAATGACGAAGGATCGCTCAATTTGTCAGGAGCCGCTGTCCCGCTTTGCCCCTTCTGCGGCATTCTGCTGCAGAGGCAGATGCCGGTGTTCCTGCTGTCCACCTCGCCGGTGTAGTGTTTAGTGATTAGTTGGCAGCCTCTGTAACCTTAGAACATTAGGTCTTAGTCCTAGTACTAGTTGCTAGttgaggctgctcgtgttagcGATGGAAATGTAACCTTTGCCGAAATAAGCACGCCATTCGTGGCCTGGCTTGGCTTGGTCCATCAATGTAACTTTTGGTAACATTCTTTTGACAGCTAATGTAAACTCTGCGTAAGCGGAGCAGTGATGCATGGCCATAATATGCCAATAATATATCCTACTAGAAATAATTGTGATTCCTTAACGCCTAATCATGTACACAGCCGCCTACTCACCGGCTAGCCTGGCTTCGCTGGAGTCCGGAAAGGGTGGCGAAGGCCAGGCGGCCGCGGAAGCTTCCCATTTGCTGTTGCAGGCGgcgggagcggagcggagccTCGCACTCGCCACTGCAGTTTTGTCCTGGCGCGAGGACGGGACAAGGTGCCAGGCGCGGGTGGGTCCGGCGCAGGAGCCCTTTTCTCCCACGTTGACCGCACCATCGCATCAACTGACTCCCTCCATCCCTGGGCTCCCGGCCAGGTTCTCCTCGTCTCTTTTCCGGCTCTTCCTTTCTCCGTTCTCTCGCCTCCAGCCAGGATCCGATCTCGGAGCCATCCCCGTTGCGGCGTCGTTGTTTTCCTTGGAGTTCAGTTGCAGTTTGATTTTGAtccaggaggaagaagggggaagGTCGGACGGGGAGCGCTGAAATGGTGAAGGACAGCGCGTACTACGACGTCCTGGAGGTCAGCACTGACGCCTCCGTGGCCCAGATCAAGAAGGCCTACTACCTCAAGGTGCGTGGACCGTAAAATCTCCCCCGATCAACGATG
This window encodes:
- the LOC101762322 gene encoding uncharacterized protein LOC101762322 isoform X2; this encodes MSAMAPHYQAATLIASPSYPNAIAWSSDNLVAVASGHIVTILNPAALEGPRGLVGLRRSDPFPIGVVNREDLFEPCLVPTCLARDTEPCARSISWSQQGFAPNYGCLLAVCTVDGRVKLYRSPIWEFCDEWVEVADISQLLFNHYKVINFEEDNGPHLTSPNTNTEETEVLGSTCELQDPLSRRGPGQRKRKPPRVDGYVYDGNEDLDASKDADFSLKPCSKSKKKSSKKTAKPGHEFVAVNRQGSTVNVKASLPSNGENKSLPLITAKQYARRDAHLSSLVVAWSPLVSSSDGTSCLSRHWCILAVGSKSGNVSFWKLHKPEYYTIDAGVVTSDPILIGVLQAHKSWVSAITWEVSSAGSSKSSLLLATGCSDGSVKIWLANIEGLNQCTNAEEVPFALVAEVTTDLSAPVSSISLAVPIRSQYEVNLAIGRVSGSLETWIWNTHSCKIENTNACHAHDQVVTGLSWGMDGYCLYSCSQDNSARCWIYHENHLEEIPVHTNFPEPKESTDLSEVSNRCFGLTLAPGEQMIAVVRGLDLNLLDQMYQARTQKAVVEFIWIGGQFVGIPLDRRIDVCNPQSAILSSSNLWWGSNILWSLKKYENVEKSIVLWDVVTALQGFKKYAPAFLETLMDIWISALFSDDRQCVSINSPSYSRHDILPSVSLRKLHLLNIICRKVMLSDHAQHGPGAENGNDSATDFWNTLLIRSERELRERLVGFTFAAVLKRTAFLLKGTSTENSWFPVGVAQMDSWVSMNDEVHNQLSYLRSRIKDLENRIDSACEYSVEETCLYCSAPVPFESTDVAICRERHTLTRCKASMLLCSVLQPAWHCVCCGGMVDKLLPESFFTMQASPLDANNDEGSLNLSGAAVPLCPFCGILLQRQMPVFLLSTSPV
- the LOC101762322 gene encoding uncharacterized protein LOC101762322 isoform X1, whose amino-acid sequence is MSAMAPHYQAATLIASPSYPNAIAWSSDNLVAVASGHIVTILNPAALEGPRGLVGLRRSDPFPIGVVNREDLFEPCLVPTCLARDTEPCARSISWSQQGFAPNYGCLLAVCTVDGRVKLYRSPIWEFCDEWVEVADISQLLFNHYKVINFEEDNGPHLTSPKNTNTEETEVLGSTCELQDPLSRRGPGQRKRKPPRVDGYVYDGNEDLDASKDADFSLKPCSKSKKKSSKKTAKPGHEFVAVNRQGSTVNVKASLPSNGENKSLPLITAKQYARRDAHLSSLVVAWSPLVSSSDGTSCLSRHWCILAVGSKSGNVSFWKLHKPEYYTIDAGVVTSDPILIGVLQAHKSWVSAITWEVSSAGSSKSSLLLATGCSDGSVKIWLANIEGLNQCTNAEEVPFALVAEVTTDLSAPVSSISLAVPIRSQYEVNLAIGRVSGSLETWIWNTHSCKIENTNACHAHDQVVTGLSWGMDGYCLYSCSQDNSARCWIYHENHLEEIPVHTNFPEPKESTDLSEVSNRCFGLTLAPGEQMIAVVRGLDLNLLDQMYQARTQKAVVEFIWIGGQFVGIPLDRRIDVCNPQSAILSSSNLWWGSNILWSLKKYENVEKSIVLWDVVTALQGFKKYAPAFLETLMDIWISALFSDDRQCVSINSPSYSRHDILPSVSLRKLHLLNIICRKVMLSDHAQHGPGAENGNDSATDFWNTLLIRSERELRERLVGFTFAAVLKRTAFLLKGTSTENSWFPVGVAQMDSWVSMNDEVHNQLSYLRSRIKDLENRIDSACEYSVEETCLYCSAPVPFESTDVAICRERHTLTRCKASMLLCSVLQPAWHCVCCGGMVDKLLPESFFTMQASPLDANNDEGSLNLSGAAVPLCPFCGILLQRQMPVFLLSTSPV